The DNA region CTCGTTTTCGCTGGCGTGCTGCTGACGCTCCCGGCCCTCGATGGCTGTTCGAAACGTCCCGCCGAGGCGACACCGGCGGCGGTTGCTGTATCGCCACCATCCGTGTCGGTCCCGGGAAAACCACCCAGGGAAGATGCCCGGGCATGCGATCTGGTCACCCCGCAGGAAATGTCCGCGATTCTAGGCAGCGCCGTGGTCGGTGCCGAGCCAAGCCACAAATCGTCCGGCAAGACCGAATGCATCTACAAGCCGGCCGATGGGGCCAGCCCCTACGTCGAGTTCTCGGTCGAATGGGGTGAAGCCGAGACGGCGATGAGGGCGGCGGGCGCGATGGGCCACGGCAAACCGGGCGCAGACGACCCTTACGCGGGCATCGGCGACCAGGCGGTATCCGTCGGAACGTCACTGTGGATTCGCAGCGGCGAGGACTTTGTGCAGATCGTATTTTCGGGTGTGGACGACGCGCCGGCGAAAGCGAGGAAAATCTTCGACACCGCGAAGGCGAGGATGTGACAAGCCGTTAGCGTGGGTTTCGCGTTGAGCCGGCGGGCCCGACTCAACGCAACTCCACCACGACCAACCCCTGCACCGGCACGGTGATCTCGAACCGGCCGTCGCGCACGCTCGACGATGCCGGCGCGGCCAGCTTGCCGGCTTCGCGCAGTTGCATGATCTGCGCGCGGCTGGGGGAGTCGGGACGGCCCATGCGGTCGAACGCTGCGATGGCGTTGCCGTGGCTTTCGTCCAGCCGCCACACGGTGGCGTGGGCGCCGGCAGGCAGGTGTCGTACGTCGATGCTGAAGTGCTTCGGCGTGCCGGCGGGTTCGCCTGGCGTGTAGCTGGCGGTGTTGCCGATGGGCGGGGCGTAGTTCCATAGCGCGATGACCACGCTGCCGTCGTCGCGGCGGGTGGCCAGGGCGGAGTCGGAATTCACCGCGAGGCGCTTGTCGCCCAGCTTGTGCAGCATGGCGAATGCGTTGAACGCGGGCTTGGGAATGCGGTTGGCGGCGATCAGGCCGAAGCCGCCGTAGAACGGGTTGCGCACGACGCCCTGTTCCTCGAACACGTCGGAGAACGACCAGTAGCTCATCGCCTCGACCTTGCCGGCGCACAGGCGGATGGTGTTGGCGATCCACGGGCCCATGAACACGGTGTCGGTGACGTTGGGCAGGTTGGCGTAGCTGGCGTTGTATTCGCTGAAGATCAGCGGCATGTGCGGGTAGGGCGAGGCGGCGATTTCCTTGTGCACCTTGTCCACCGCACGGCAGACCATGTCGGCGCGTGGAATTTTTTCGCTGGTGTGGAACACGTTGTCGGCGGTGTCGTCGCCGTAGACATGCGTGCTGACGAAATCGACCGGCACGTTGTTCTTGTGCGTGTGCGCGAGGAAATCGGTGGCCCACGCGGCCTGCGCCGTGGACGGACCGCCCACGCGGATGCGCGGATTCACCGCCTTGAGCGCGCGCACGGTGTGGTCGTACAGGGTGAAGTAGCTGGCTTGCGCCGGCTTGCCGACCCAGAAGCCGATGTTCGGCTCGTTCCACACCTCGAAGTACCAGCTGGCCACCTCGTCGATGCCGTAGCGCTCGACCAGGTGTCGTGCCAGCGCGCCGATCATCGCGTCCCATTCGGCGTAGTCCTCCGGCGGCGCAACGTTCGGGCGGTACCAGAATGCCTGCAACGCGGCCGGGTCGGAGGTCAGCTCCGGCGGCATGAAGCCGAGCTCGACGAACGGCTTGAAGCCGTGCTCGAGCAGGCCGTCGTAGATCTGGTCGACGTAGGAGAAGTTGTAGGAAATCTTCCCCTGCGCGTCGCGCTGCACCAGGCCCACGTCGTGGTCGAGGATGCCGTGGAAGCGGATGTAGCCGACGCCGGTGGCCTGGTGCACGGCGTCCAGATCCTTGCGGTAGTCGTCGCGCAGCGCCAGCGACGCGCGGCCGGAGCCGAGCATCTGCTCCCAGAAATGCGGGAAGGGCGTGCCCTGCGCGCTGGCGTCGATATGCAGGCGGGTGGTGGTTGCCGGCGGCGCGGCGCTGACCGTACTGGTGAACAGCAGGGCGGCGGTGCAAACCGCCAGGGCCAGGCTTCGCAACTGTCCGGAAAAAGTCATGGCGGGATCCTGTTCGACGGCCCGGAAACCGGCCGGGCGAGGCCTGCAACCATCGGGATGTAAACGTTTACATCCCGATGGAGTTTCCTACACGTCGGGGACCCGCGTCCAGCCATCCGCAGCCGGATTCCGCGGGATCGAAAGCGGTCTCGCGGCGGCGGAGCGAATCCGCCCGTCGCCATGAATCCGGTCTACTGCGCCAGGATCGCCCCATAGTGGCCGTTCACCGCCACGCTGACCTGGCCGTTCTGCACGGTGTAGTGCGTGCCCGAGATCAGCTCGGTGACCGTGCTGCCGTTGGTCATGCTCAGCTGCCACACCGGCACGGTGACGGTGTGCGACACGCTGTCGTTGTTCAGCGCCACCGCGATGCGGTTGGTGGCGTCGAAGCGGCCATAGGCATACAGCTTGTTGGCGTCGTCGGTGAGCAGGGTCATGAACGAGCCGGTGCGCAGCGCCGGGTAGGCGTTGCGGATGGTGGTCAGCTTCTGGGTCAGCGCCACCGCGCTGTTGGTGATGCTGCCGATGGTCCAGTCGAAGGTTCGCCGGTTGTCCGGGTCGGCGCCTCCCTGCATGCCGTACTCGTCGCCGTAGTAGATCGTGGGCGTGCCGACGTAGGTCATCTGGAAGAACAGCGCGAGGTAGGTCTTCCAGATGTCGCCGCCGGCGCGGTTGCCGAAGCGGGTGATGTCGTGGCTGCTGAGGAAGTTGCTCATCGCCTGCTGCACGTTGGTCGGGTAGTTCGCGCGGGTGCCGTGCAGCCAGCTGTCGAACTGCGAGACCGGGATGCTCGCCGCGTTGCCGCCGTAGTCCTGACCGGTGATCCACTCCGACACCGGCTGGGTGAAGCCGTCGTAGTTCATCGCGCCGTCCCACTGGTCGCCGCCGCTGGTCCACGGGCCGGCGTTGCCCCAGAACTCGCCGAGGATATCCGCGTTGGCGTTGACCGATTTCACCGCGCTGCGCAGCTCGGCCATGATCTGGTGGTTGGCGGTATCGCTGCCGTTGCCGCCGCCGGCGTCGAGGTACTGCGCCGCGTCGAGGCGCCAGCCGTCGATCGAATAGGGCGACGCCAGGTAGGTCTTCACCACCGAGCTGGCGCTGCCGTAGATCGCGTTGCGTACCGCCGAGCCGCTGGCGCCGTAGTCCAGCTTGGGCATGCTGGAGAAGCCGAAGAAGGCCGAATAGGTGTTGGGCCAGCTCTGGAAGGTGTAGTAGCCGTAGGTCGGACTGGACTGCGACTCGTAGGCGCCGGTGATGCTGGTCCACCAGTTGTAGCGGTCGAACCACTTGTGGGTGTCTCCGGTGTGGTTGAACACGCCGTCGAGCACCAGGTAACCCTTCGGTCCGTTGCTGGTGCTGTGGATGTCGGCGCTCAGCGTCTGCAGCGTGCTGTTGCTGCCGAACGCCGGGTCCACCGTCATGTAGTCCTCGGTGTCGTACTTGTGGTTGCTCGGCGAGAGGAAGACCGGGTTGAGATAGATGATGTCGGCGCCCACGGTGTTCTTGATGTAGCCCAGCTTCTGGTCGATGCCGGCCAGGTCGCCGCCGAAGAATACGGCGGTGTTGCAGCCGCTGACGTTGGCCACCACGCTCGTCCCCCAGGCATGCTTCTCGGTGGCACAGCCCGCATACGTGTACTGGCCGTTGCTCACGTCGTTGGCGGTGCTGCCGTTGTAGAAACGGTCCGGGAAAATCTGGTACATCACGCCGTTCTTCATCCACGCCGGCGTGGTGAATCCGGGCAGGATGAAGAAGTCGCCGGAGGACGGTTCGGCGGAAGTGGTGCCTGCGGCGTTGAGCCAGGCGGTGGCGCTGCCGTCGTTGATCTGGAAGCGGTAGTACTTCTTCGAGGCGCTGGCCGGCACGGTGCCCTTCCAGTAGTCGAAGTTGCCGGTGGGGTCGTTCGCCGACCAGCTCATCGCCACCCAGTGGAACGCGCCGTCCGCGCTGTCGTAGTACTTGATGTTGGCGCTGCTGATGTCGCCCTTGAAGGTGCGCAGGGTCAGCGTGACCGCCTGGGCGGAAGTCGGCTCGACGTGGTTGTCGTAGAGCGGGCCCTGGTCGTGGAACAGGCCGCTCCATTCCACGTTGTTGTCGTTGCTGGCGGCCCGCGCCTGTTCGTGGAGGGACGGTAATGCATAGAGCGCCAGCGCCGCAGCGAGCGCGCACGCCAGGGTGGATTTCGAGCCATGTCTCGCGTTGCCTTGATTGCCCATCGAACATCCCTCCGCAGGTGGGTGGATCCGGCGTGCCCGCATGGGCACGCCGGGGTTCTTGCGCTTTCAGGAAACCTTGGGCCGCCGGCCGGTCCTACATGGCGATCGTGATCTGCGCGGCACGCGCTGCGGCCACCCGTACGTAGGTGACGTCGCCGTAGCGGTCGTGGCCGCGGGCCCAGCCTTCGCCGCCGCTGCGCTGCAGGGCGGCGGGATCGGCAAAGGCTTTCAGCTGGCCGACGCTGGCGGCCGCAGCGCCGTGGATCTTCAGCAGGTAGAAACGCAGTGCCGGCTTGAAGCTGCCGCTGGCGGCGCCGAGTTCCAGCTCGATCGCGTTGCCGCGGCGTTGCGCCGACAGCGGCTGCAGGAAGTACGCGCCGTGCTCGTAGTCGTAGCTGCTGCCGTCGTCGTCGTAGTAGTCGAATGTGCTGCGCCGTGCGGCGGGGAACACGTCGACGTCGAGCTGGACCAGCGGCTGCTCGCCCACGTAGTCCTCGGGGGGACGGGTCGGGATGATCGCGCCGTCGCGGACGAACAGCGGGATGTCGCTCCACGTCTTGCTGTCGATCGCCAGGCGGATGCTGCGGCCGCCCTCGTAGACCTTGCCGCTGAACCAGTCGGTCCAGCGCCCGGCGGGCAGGTAGATGTCCTTCGCGGTCTGGCCCTGCACGACCACCGGTGAGGCCAGCAGCCAGTCGCCGAACAGCCACGAATCGACGTCGTTGCGCACGTTCGGATCCTCGGGCCAGTCGAACAGCAGCGGACGCACCAGGCCGACGCCGGTGGCGCGGCGTGCATGCTCGTAGCTGTAGATGTAGGGAATCAGCGCGTAGCGAAGGCGGATCGCAGCGGTCGCGGCCTTCTCCGCGACCGGGCCGTACACCCACGGTTGGCGCTTCTGGCCGAGCTCGCCGTGCACGCGGAAGATCGGCGTGAACGCGCCGAACTGGATCCATCGCGCGTAGTTCTCCGGCGTCGGCGTGCCGTCCTTGAAACCGCCGCCGTCCATGCCCCACTGCATCGCGCCCACGTTGATCGCGCTGAGCATGCGCGCGCGCTGGCCGGCCATGCTGGCGAAGCCGGTGGGGATGTCGCCGGACCACAGGCCATAGGCGTAGCGCTGCGAGCCAAGCCAGAAGTTGCGGTTGATCGACCACACACGCTGGTTCGAGACGCCGCGCTGGCTGTCGTACAGCGCGCGCTGCATGTTCATGAACTCGGTATCGCTGCCGGTGGTGTCCGCCTCGTCGTTCCACCAGCCCACGATGCCGTCGTCGTAGCCGTACTTGATCGCCAGGTCGCCGAACCAGCGGCGCGCGGCGGCCAGGTCGAAGTCGATGTTCTTCACCGGCTTGTGCGAAAAATAATCGTCGCTGACTGCTTCGCCCGGCACCCAGAAATCGTGCGCGCTGGCATAGCGTCCCTCCACCGTGTCGACGTGGATGCGCGGTTTCATGATGCCGGTCAGCTTGATCCCGCGGGCGTCCATCTGCTTCTTCAAGGCGCCGCTGGGACCGTCGGGGAACTTGGTCGGGTTCCAGCGGAACTCGCCGTAGTTGTCATCGCCCCAGGCCTTCCAGTCGAAGTCCAGCGTGATGTTGTCGATCGGGATGTGCTTGGCGCGGTAGGTGTCGACGATCTGCAGCAATTCCTTCTGATCGATGCCCCACTGGCTGTTGGTGAAGCCCATCGCCCACTTCGGGAACAGCGGCGTGCGGCCGCTGAGCTGCGCCAGCGCGCCGAACAGCTGCGTCGGCGTGCCGAGCAGGATATAGACGTCCGTATCCTTGCGTGGGCTGTCAGCGCCGATCATGCCGGGTTGCAGCGTGAACGTGGCGCCGTCGCTGTCCAGCAGCACGCCGTAGCCGGCGCTGCTCCACACGAACGGTGCGCCGGCATGGCCTTGCTCGCCGGCGCTGGCCACCTGCTTGCCGCTGCGCAGCATGCCGGCGGAAGCATCCTCGGTGGCGTTGTAGCCGCCGATGCCGTACAGCGCGTCGTCGCCGGCGTGCTGCGCCTGCAGCCGGCCGTGGCGCAGGGCGTCGACGTCGATGCGCAGCAGCGTGCGTTGCCGTGCGTCGTCGATGCGCAGCTGGCGATGCTGGCGATCCCAGTGGACCGAGGCAGCGGCGGAAGCGAGGCTCGCGCCATCGGCGTCCTTCGCGCCGCGTACCTGCGCGAAGCGCGTCGGTGCGGCGGCGGGGTCGAGCACCAGCGTGGGCATGCCGGTATGGCGGCCGGGTTCGAAATGCACGCGCACGATGCCGGGCGCGATGAAGTGGACATCCAGCCGGTCGGCACCGAAGTCGATCGTGATGGCGTGGTTGGCAAGTTGGGCCATGGGGGATGCCTGTGCAGTCTGCGCGGGGACGGCCGCAGCGATGCCGCCCGCCGGAGCCAGGGCGAGGCCAAGCCACAGCCAGGCGGCCAGGGTCGGGCCGGGTTTTGCGGTGCGGGTGGGGGGGATGGTCATGGCGGGCTCCTCGCGGGTCGCGGGTTCAGTCCAGGATGGCGCTGGCATAGGGAGGCAAGGTCAGGTGGTCGCGCCGCAGTGCGGTGCCGGCGCGGCTGTGTCGCAGCAAGTGGCGGAAACGGGTGTCGCCCAGCGGCACCTGTTGCGGTTGGCCGGACAGATTGTGCAGCACCAGCACGTGGCTGCCGGCATCGTCGAGCTGCCAGGCGGCGATGTGCGGGTTGGCCAGCGCGGGCGCGGTGAGCGTGCCGTCGCGCAGCGCGCTGATCTCCCGGCGCCAGCCGATCAGCATGGCGTAGTAGTGCAGCAGCGAATCGCCGGCCTGCTGCTCGGCCTCCACCGAGACGTCGGAGCCGTCGCCGGCACTGAACGTTTTCCAGCGTGTCTCGCCCGTGCCGTGCGGATCGCGGTGCCAGCGCATCGGCTCGCGCAGGTCCGGGTCGGGCTTCTTTCCGCGCATGCCCAGTTCCTCGCCGTAGTAGACGAACGGCTGGCCGGGCAGGGTGAGCAGCATCGCGGCGGCCATGCGCATGTGCTGCGGGTTGCCGTCGAGCTGGCTCATCACGCGTTCCTGGTCGTGGTTGGACAGGAACGGCGCGTCCACGCCGGATTTGCCGGCGACCTTGCGGTAGGCGGAGTCGGTGTGCGCGAGCAGTGCGCCGAGATTGCCGGCGCGTTCGTGCTTCGCGCTGTCGATCAGCTGCACCGCCAGCGGGAAGTCGAACACCGCATCGAGCGGCTTGAAGTACGGCGCCAGTTCGTCGGCGGAGTCGCGGGTCACCTCGCCGACCACATAGGCCGCGGGGTTGACCGTATTCAGGCCCTGGCGGAATTCGGACCACCAGGCGAGGTTCTTCTTGAGCGTGAGCGGATTGTCGGCATCCGCCTTGAAGTCGTAGTAGATGTGCTGCGCGGCGTCGAGACGGAAGCCGTCCACGCCCTTCTTCAGCCAGTACTGGCCGAGCTTGACCATTTCCTTGCGCACCGCCGGCGTGTCGTAGTCGAGGTCCGGCATGTTGGCGGAGAAGTCGCCCAGGTAATGCGCCGTGCCGAGTGCATGCCAGGCCTGCGAACCGGCGGCGTCCGCGGCGTGCAGGTCGGTGTGCGGGCCGGCCCAGCTGTACCAGTCGTGATGCGGATCGGCGGGATCGCGGGCGGCTTCGAACCAGGGGTGCTGGTCGCTGGTGTGGTTGATCACCAGGTCGATGATCACCTTGATGTGGCGCTTGTGCGCCTCGCGCAGCAGGCGTTCGAAGTCGGCCATCGTGCCGTACTGCGGGTTGATGGCGTAATAGTCGGTGACGTCGTAGCCGTGGTAGCTGGGCGACGGATTGATCGGCATCAGCCAGATGCCGCCGACGCCGAGCGACTTGAGGTAGTCGAGCTTCGCGGTGACGCCGTTGAGGTCGCCGGTGCCGTCGCCGTCGGTGTCGTACCAGCTGCGCACGAAGATCTCGTACCACACACCGGAGGGCGCCGATGCAGCAGGAACGGCCGGCGCGGCCGCGGCCGGCGCGGAGCTGCCCAGTGCGAGCAGGGCGAAGAGCAGGGATGAAGCGATGCAGCGGATCATGGTCGGTCCCCGGTCACGGTGGAATGCGGCGGTGCTCATGCGGCTAGGCTGCCGGCCGCACGCGCCACGAATTCGTGGTGCGGCGGCAGCGTGTTCTTCGCGCGGCCGACCAGGGTGCGGATGTCGGCGAGGAAGCCGTCCAGCTGCTCCGCGGTCAGCGCGTCGGCCAGCGGGTGATGGCGATCCGGCTCGATGCGCTGGCCCAGCAGTACCTGCACCCAGCCGCTCTCGGTGAACAGCTCGTCGGCTTCGCGGAAGATCATGCCGGTGCGGCGGAACAGTTCGATGCGGTGCGCCAGCGCCGGCGGGATATCCATCGCGCCGCACTGCTGCCAGAACGGCGTGTCGGTGCGCTCGGTGGCCTTGTAGTGCAGGATCAGGAAATCGCGCACGCGCTCGTACTCGAAGCGGGTCTGGCGGTTGTACTCGTCCACCAGCTGCTGCTCGCAGTGGCGGTCGGGGAACATCGCCAGCAGGCGGTTGATGCCGGACTGCACCAGGTGGATGCTGGTCGACTCCAGCGGCTCCATGAAGCCGGCAGCCAGGCCCAGTGCGAGGCAGTTGCGGTTCCACGCCTGATTGCGCATGCCAGTGACGAAGCGCAGCGGACGCGGGTCGCCCAGCGCTTCGGTCTCCAGGTTCGCCAGGAGTTGCGCGGCGGCTTCGTCGTCGCTGATGAAGCGGCTGCAGTACACGTGGCCGTTGCCCACGCGGTGGCGCAGCGGGATGCGCCACTGCCAGCCGGCCGTGCGCGCGCTGGCCTGGGTATATGGGCGCATCGGGCCGCCCGGGGCGCTGGCCACGGCCAGCGCACGGTCGCAGGGCAGCCAGTGCTGCCAGTTCTCGTAGCCGGTGTTCAGCGCGCCCTCGATCAGCAGGCCGCGGAAGCCGGAGCAGTCGATGAAGAAGTCGCCCTCGACGATCTCGCCGTTGTCCAGCTGCAGCGATTCGATGAAGCCGTCGCCGGCGCGCAGGCGCACGTCCACCACCTTGCCTTCGATGCGCTGCACCGCGCCCGGCGCGATATGTTCGCGCAGGTATTGGGCGTAGCGCGAGGCGTCGAAATGGTAGGCGTAGCGGATGCCGCCGATCGGGCTGCCCGGTACGGATTCCAGCGGCGCGAAGCGGTTCTCGGCCGCGGCCGCGGCGTTGAGCGAATACGCCCACAGGTCCGGCGCGTCCGCCCGGCTGCGGCTTCTCAACCAGTAGTGGTGGAACGGCGTCAGGCCCAGCGGCAGGCCGAGGTCGCCGAAGGCGTGCAGATAGGAATCGCCGAGGCGGCCGAAGCCGTTGAGCTGCACGCCCAGTTTGTAAGTGCCGTGGACGGCACGCAGCATGTCGTCCTCGTCGATGCCGAGGAAGCGGTTGATGTGGCGGATCTGCGGGATGGTGGCCTCGCCCACGCCGACGGTGCCGATCTCGGCCGATTCGACCAGGCGTATGGCAACACCCGCTCCGAGAGCCTTCGCGAGCAGCGCTGCTGCCATCCAGCCGGCGGTGCCGCCACCGACGATCACGATGCGGCGGATGCGGGGATCGTTCATGTCATGGCTCCTCGGCGTCCTGTCTTCGCTGTCGCGCCGCCGCCGCTGCGGATGCGCGGATCATGAAAAAAAACCCCGCCGGAGAATACACAGCGGGGCACCATGGGGAGGTAATGTCGATACGGCTTACTGGAACTTGTACGAGACGCCGATATCGTAGCGGCGGCCGTAACGCTCCCACGTCAGCACCTGGCGTGGGTCGTCGTTCTGGTAGGTGATGAAGGTCTTGTTGGACAGGTTGGAGCCCTGCACGATGAAGGTCAGACCCTTCAGGCTGCCGCTATCGATGCTGTAGCTGACCTGGGCATCGTAGGTGCTGCCGCCCTGGATGGTCTGCTCGATGCGCGACGCGCTGATGCCCGACACCTCGCCCAGGAAGCTCGAACGGTAGCTGTCGCTGATGCGGGCTTCGAAGCCGCTGTGCTGGTAGTACAGCGTGGCGTTGGCGACCCACTTCGACAGGCCCGGCACGGTGATCGGCGTGCTGTTGCCGGCGAACACCAGCGAGCTCTTGGTGCGGTTGCCGGTGAGGATCGCTCCGAAGCCGTCGAGTGCCGGCGTGACCAGGTTGAACGGCAGGTTCAAGGTCACCTGGGCGCCCTTCACGTAGCCGTGGCCGTCGTTGGTCGGGCCGGAGACGATGCCCTGGGTGGTGCCGAGCTGGGCCAGCTGGTCCGGCGTCAGGCCGAACGGCAGGAAGGCGCTGAAGTCGTACAGGAAGGCTGCGTTCGGGTTGATGTAGTCCTTCAGCTTGAGGAAGTAGCCCGACAGTGCGACGTAGCCACCGCCGCCGCTGCGGCAGATGTCCGAGTTCTTCGCTTCGGCGGCGTTGCACTCGTAGCCGTTGCCGCCGGAGAAGTAGTGCTCGTAGCTGACGTTGTAGTTGTCGGCCATGGTCGGCTTGAGCTTGGCGTTGCCGCCCGAGGCGCTGAAGTACGCCTGGTTCGGGTCGGTGTTCTGCAGACGGGTGAAGTTGCCGCTCACCCCCAGGCTGGCGTTCATCTGATCCATGCGCGGGCGGGCCAACGTACGCGCGGCGCTGACGCGCAGGTCATCGTTGTCGCCGAAGCCGAAGATCAGGTTGGCGCTGGGCAGGACCTTGGTGTAGCTGGTGCTGCCGACCACCGGGATCAGCGTGATCGCGTTGCCGGTGATCGCGCTGCCGGGCGCCACGCGTTCGCCGGTCGAACGCTGCGAGGTGTGCTGTGCCTGCACGCCGAAGTTGCCGCGCAGGCTGACGCCGCCAAGGTAGGTGTCGAGGTTGAACTGCACGAACGGGGTCAGCGTCTTTTCGCGCACGTTCCAGTTCGGTGGCATCGCCAGCGACGAGCCGAAGGTAGGCACGCTTACCAGGGTGCCGTCGCTGATCAGATCGAACGGGTTGTAGCAGGTCTGCGCACCCACGCCCATCCAGGCCAGCGGGCTGCAGCTGGTGCCGCTGAACGGCGCGGTCTCGACGGCGCTACCGCCGCTGATGGTGCCGCCGCCAAGGGTCAGGAAGCTCTGGTCGATGTGGTAGGTCTTGTCGCGCGTGCTGTGCGCCACGCCGAACTCCAGGCTGGAGAACGGACCGCTGGAGAAGCTGCGCTCAGCGCTCAGGCGCAGGTTGGCCAGGTAATCCACGGTGTGCGGCGCATTGATGAAGCCGGCCTGCACCACGTCGTTGCCGCCGCCCCAACCCTGCGGATCGGTCAGCACCATGCCGTTGCCGTAATCCAGCGACGGGTTGACGTAGAACAGTCCGTCGTTGCGCTCGACGAAACCGAGCGTGTCCCTGGCGCCGTTGTTCGCGCCGAAGGCCGTGCCGGAATAGCTTTCGAGATTGACGTCGCGGCGCGTGGCGCGCGAATAATTCGCGTCGAGATCGGCCGTCCAGTCCTCGTTGATGGTGAACTTGTTGTCCCAGTTGAAGTTGTAGACCCGGGCGCTGGTGCTGTTGTAGTCGTTGCGGATGACGGCCTTGACGCCGTCGTAGGTGCCGCTCTGCACGAAGCCGTTCTGCACGTTGCCGCCCGGCTGCAGTGTCGCGTTGCCCCAGAACAGCGGGAACTCCATGCCCTTGGCCTGCTGCACTTCCTTGAAGTTGTCGTAGGTGAGGTCGACGACGCCGTTGTACCAGTCGTTCGGCTGCCACTGCACGGTGGCCAGCACGCCGCGACGCTTCATCGTGTCGGAGATGCCGTAGTTCTTCGCGCCACCGATCACGGCGTCACCATTCGCGTCGCCCGGGTAGCCCCACGGCGCCTGGTGCTGGATCTGCGCGGGGTTGGATTCCATGTCCACGCCCAGGGTGACGCCGAGGGTGTGGTCGGCGAACTGGTGCACCCACACGCCGTTGACGTTGTAGCCCTTGTCGCTGACGCCGGGGCCACTCGCCAGCTGGGACATGTCGTTCCAGATGTAGTGGGCATTCAGCGCCGCCTCGGGACCGCTCTTTTCCAGCGGGCGGATGGTGTGCATGTCGACGGTGCCGGTGAGGCCCTGGCCGATCAGGTCGGCCTGCGGGGTCAGGTGCACCACCACGTTGTCAAACCAGCTCGACGGGTACTGGTCGAACTGCACGTCGCGGTTGTTGGACGTGGAAACCTGCTGGCCGCCGTTGACCAGCGCGGTGGAGAAATCCGGGCCCAGGCCGTGGATGGTCAGCACCTGCGGGCGACCGCTGACGGTCTGCACGGCGAGGCCGGGTAGGCGACCGAGGGTATCGGCGATGCTCACGCCGGGCAGCTTGCCGACCTGTTCGGCCGACACGGCCTCGACGATGCTGCTGGCATTGCGCTTGAGCGCGGTGGAGTTCTCGATGCTGCTGACGAAGCCGTTGACCTCGACGGCCTGCAGCTTCTTCGTCTTGTGCTTGCCGTCGGTGTCCTTGTCGGTCGACGCCGGCTGGGCCTGATCTTGCGTGTCCTGCTGCTGGCCGGCCGAGGGTGCGGTCCCGGCGTACGCCGTGGCGCAGACGCCAAGGCACACCGATGCAATCGCCATCGCCAGCACGTTATGTTTCAGAACCATGTACTCCCCTCCCACAAAGGTGTGTCGCCGTCGATCTCGGTTATTGGATTCCCCCGCGCTTCCGTCGGCGACGACCGTCGGCAGGTGCGCTACCGAGCTTTTCGGCGGCGTGTTTGCATGGTAGGCCGGCATTTCCGCAGCGAAGCATTTTCTGCATACGTATTCATGGTGGGTGCCCTGTCGCGCTTATCGCATTGCAGCATCGTGCCTCCGGGAGGAGGGGCCGGCGGCGCGGACCGCGGTGCGACTCGGCATCGGCGCATGGCGCATGGACCGCATCGGCACACCGCGCACGCGGCATGCCGCGACTGCAGCACGAATGAATACGTATGCACATCCGTGCTGGTCGCAACGGAGCTGCAGCTAAGCTGATCGGCATTCAACGACGGGCGATCGAATGTGCCCGCCTCATGCTGAGGGGACGCGTTCAAATGAGTGATGCACCCTGGTGGCGCGGAGCCGTCACCTACCAGATCTATCCGCGCAGCTTCCTGGATACCGATGGCGATGGCGTGGGCGATCTGCCGGGCATCATCGAGCGGCTCGACTACGTGGCCAGCCTCGGCGTGGACGCGATCTGGATCGCACCGTTCTTCCGCTCGCCGATGGCGGACTTC from Rhodanobacter soli includes:
- a CDS encoding alpha-amylase family glycosyl hydrolase, whose protein sequence is MIRCIASSLLFALLALGSSAPAAAAPAVPAASAPSGVWYEIFVRSWYDTDGDGTGDLNGVTAKLDYLKSLGVGGIWLMPINPSPSYHGYDVTDYYAINPQYGTMADFERLLREAHKRHIKVIIDLVINHTSDQHPWFEAARDPADPHHDWYSWAGPHTDLHAADAAGSQAWHALGTAHYLGDFSANMPDLDYDTPAVRKEMVKLGQYWLKKGVDGFRLDAAQHIYYDFKADADNPLTLKKNLAWWSEFRQGLNTVNPAAYVVGEVTRDSADELAPYFKPLDAVFDFPLAVQLIDSAKHERAGNLGALLAHTDSAYRKVAGKSGVDAPFLSNHDQERVMSQLDGNPQHMRMAAAMLLTLPGQPFVYYGEELGMRGKKPDPDLREPMRWHRDPHGTGETRWKTFSAGDGSDVSVEAEQQAGDSLLHYYAMLIGWRREISALRDGTLTAPALANPHIAAWQLDDAGSHVLVLHNLSGQPQQVPLGDTRFRHLLRHSRAGTALRRDHLTLPPYASAILD
- a CDS encoding tryptophan halogenase family protein, whose product is MNDPRIRRIVIVGGGTAGWMAAALLAKALGAGVAIRLVESAEIGTVGVGEATIPQIRHINRFLGIDEDDMLRAVHGTYKLGVQLNGFGRLGDSYLHAFGDLGLPLGLTPFHHYWLRSRSRADAPDLWAYSLNAAAAAENRFAPLESVPGSPIGGIRYAYHFDASRYAQYLREHIAPGAVQRIEGKVVDVRLRAGDGFIESLQLDNGEIVEGDFFIDCSGFRGLLIEGALNTGYENWQHWLPCDRALAVASAPGGPMRPYTQASARTAGWQWRIPLRHRVGNGHVYCSRFISDDEAAAQLLANLETEALGDPRPLRFVTGMRNQAWNRNCLALGLAAGFMEPLESTSIHLVQSGINRLLAMFPDRHCEQQLVDEYNRQTRFEYERVRDFLILHYKATERTDTPFWQQCGAMDIPPALAHRIELFRRTGMIFREADELFTESGWVQVLLGQRIEPDRHHPLADALTAEQLDGFLADIRTLVGRAKNTLPPHHEFVARAAGSLAA
- a CDS encoding TonB-dependent receptor; this translates as MVLKHNVLAMAIASVCLGVCATAYAGTAPSAGQQQDTQDQAQPASTDKDTDGKHKTKKLQAVEVNGFVSSIENSTALKRNASSIVEAVSAEQVGKLPGVSIADTLGRLPGLAVQTVSGRPQVLTIHGLGPDFSTALVNGGQQVSTSNNRDVQFDQYPSSWFDNVVVHLTPQADLIGQGLTGTVDMHTIRPLEKSGPEAALNAHYIWNDMSQLASGPGVSDKGYNVNGVWVHQFADHTLGVTLGVDMESNPAQIQHQAPWGYPGDANGDAVIGGAKNYGISDTMKRRGVLATVQWQPNDWYNGVVDLTYDNFKEVQQAKGMEFPLFWGNATLQPGGNVQNGFVQSGTYDGVKAVIRNDYNSTSARVYNFNWDNKFTINEDWTADLDANYSRATRRDVNLESYSGTAFGANNGARDTLGFVERNDGLFYVNPSLDYGNGMVLTDPQGWGGGNDVVQAGFINAPHTVDYLANLRLSAERSFSSGPFSSLEFGVAHSTRDKTYHIDQSFLTLGGGTISGGSAVETAPFSGTSCSPLAWMGVGAQTCYNPFDLISDGTLVSVPTFGSSLAMPPNWNVREKTLTPFVQFNLDTYLGGVSLRGNFGVQAQHTSQRSTGERVAPGSAITGNAITLIPVVGSTSYTKVLPSANLIFGFGDNDDLRVSAARTLARPRMDQMNASLGVSGNFTRLQNTDPNQAYFSASGGNAKLKPTMADNYNVSYEHYFSGGNGYECNAAEAKNSDICRSGGGGYVALSGYFLKLKDYINPNAAFLYDFSAFLPFGLTPDQLAQLGTTQGIVSGPTNDGHGYVKGAQVTLNLPFNLVTPALDGFGAILTGNRTKSSLVFAGNSTPITVPGLSKWVANATLYYQHSGFEARISDSYRSSFLGEVSGISASRIEQTIQGGSTYDAQVSYSIDSGSLKGLTFIVQGSNLSNKTFITYQNDDPRQVLTWERYGRRYDIGVSYKFQ